One window of Phycisphaeraceae bacterium genomic DNA carries:
- a CDS encoding PEP-CTERM sorting domain-containing protein: protein MMRHVVVCVVCGSAASGACAQAWFTGIGDLPGGNYLSGAAAVSGNGHVTVGGSTGPVGFVEPVRWTHAGGLSSLPVSGMWGELSTAEGVNIDGSVVVGQSSGEAFRWTDSGGMMGLGFLPGKTNSWAWGVSHDGNTVVGYSGLSLGAGREAFRWTPSTGMVALGDLPGGENASEALGSNADGTVIVGAGHSSLGSEAFRWTPSTGMTGLGDLPGGEFGSAARAVSADGLVVVGAGNSAAGKEATIWKNGSVIGLGDLPGGEYSSIAFATNFDGSVVVGSANLSQDAFYWTESLGMVKLHDHLVSLGVTGLDGWTLTAANGISDDGLTIAGMGINPLGQNEGWVAHIPAPSSCVVLAIGGVIASRRRR from the coding sequence ATGATGAGACACGTTGTTGTATGTGTTGTGTGCGGATCGGCTGCCTCTGGCGCATGCGCCCAGGCGTGGTTTACCGGGATCGGCGATCTGCCCGGAGGAAACTATTTGAGTGGTGCCGCTGCTGTGAGTGGGAATGGACATGTCACGGTCGGCGGTAGTACCGGTCCAGTGGGGTTTGTCGAACCCGTTCGATGGACGCATGCCGGTGGGCTCTCTTCACTGCCGGTGAGTGGCATGTGGGGTGAGTTGAGCACCGCAGAAGGTGTGAACATTGATGGCTCTGTTGTTGTCGGTCAGTCATCCGGGGAGGCGTTCCGCTGGACTGATAGTGGCGGGATGATGGGGCTGGGATTCCTGCCGGGGAAAACCAACAGCTGGGCGTGGGGTGTGAGCCACGATGGCAACACCGTGGTGGGTTACAGCGGGCTCTCGCTCGGCGCCGGCCGTGAGGCGTTCCGCTGGACACCATCGACAGGCATGGTTGCGCTTGGCGATCTGCCGGGAGGGGAGAATGCGAGCGAAGCTCTCGGATCGAACGCTGATGGCACTGTGATTGTTGGTGCAGGTCATTCATCATTGGGTTCGGAAGCGTTCCGCTGGACACCATCTACAGGGATGACTGGCCTTGGTGACTTGCCGGGTGGAGAGTTTGGGAGTGCTGCACGTGCTGTCAGCGCCGACGGTCTGGTTGTCGTTGGCGCGGGGAACTCTGCTGCGGGGAAAGAAGCAACCATCTGGAAGAATGGTTCTGTGATCGGGCTCGGTGACTTGCCTGGTGGTGAATACAGCAGCATCGCCTTTGCAACAAACTTCGATGGTTCTGTTGTCGTTGGTTCTGCAAATCTGAGTCAAGACGCGTTCTACTGGACCGAGTCGCTCGGGATGGTGAAACTGCATGACCATCTTGTCTCGCTGGGGGTAACCGGTCTTGACGGCTGGACACTGACAGCAGCAAACGGGATCTCCGATGATGGTTTGACCATCGCTGGCATGGGCATCAACCCCCTCGGCCAGAACGAGGGCTGGGTTGCGCACATCCCCGCGCCATCGTCGTGCGTTGTGCTCGCGATCGGTGGTGTGATTGCCTCGCGAAGGAGGAGGTAA
- a CDS encoding PAS domain S-box protein, with amino-acid sequence MLATRVTGVMLGLVLATALAVAWWTHRQLQRVIVPSELVQMRAHAQQIADRLNMFAQTASSDAKAIAHAPVVHDTAAASQTNNPSAPQRAINESCARFFAAQLEAKPWIQQLRVISAQPPGMEVVRVDRSGVDNAVRIVPPEELQSKGSRDYFDAGVQLQDQEVYISKVELNAEKGAIEYPYQPVFRSVTPVIDESSGRAVAIVVINVRLEQVFDSLTSTLYPSSRVYIVDGNGDYLRHATNPDMEFAAAAGLQHHRWEEDFDTRRWTSGKYAQSTAVVTGPDEVRVGAVVARSQLEPGVQVIETAPFAEITQFAQTATTAALSVAGIAMIGALLLAVLVSTSLLRPLKQLSQTLKLFGDSHWDTSKLPRHGDFGFIAASFDELANQITQRTNALNAEIAERKATEERIIQVIDAAPVGMLAIDRNGNITLANRELQSTFGYTKDELLGAPIEILLPQRFREGHVHHRTSFVAHPVSRRMGGDRELYGLSKDKRQVPVDVGLNPLTTTSGPAVIASVVDITEQKQTQDALRQLNTQLEDKNAELEQFLYAASHDLKSPIVTIMGYTQHLMDDVQQGDRSTLVDYGNRIRDAASHMHGIVNDLLELSRVGRVKSQRQVVELKPLVCQLWDAVLEASGKPYATLKSEIEDNISVMMNPVHAAQLLQNVLENAMKYAVSENTSQIEVAATVSDDDRVQLTVRDHGPGINQQYHERVFGLFERLSQDKSGTGIGLATARRIASLNKGRIWVEDTPNGGATFVIEMEKPSD; translated from the coding sequence ATGCTGGCCACACGAGTTACCGGTGTCATGCTTGGGCTTGTACTTGCCACCGCTCTTGCCGTTGCATGGTGGACGCACAGGCAACTCCAGCGTGTTATTGTCCCAAGCGAACTGGTGCAGATGCGAGCGCACGCACAGCAGATCGCTGACAGACTTAACATGTTTGCACAAACGGCATCATCTGATGCGAAGGCGATTGCCCATGCGCCGGTTGTTCACGACACGGCTGCTGCATCGCAAACCAACAATCCAAGTGCGCCGCAGAGAGCCATAAACGAAAGCTGTGCCAGGTTCTTTGCTGCACAACTCGAAGCCAAGCCGTGGATTCAGCAACTCCGTGTGATTTCTGCTCAACCGCCCGGAATGGAGGTTGTTCGAGTAGATCGATCTGGAGTCGACAACGCTGTGCGCATTGTTCCTCCGGAAGAACTGCAATCAAAGGGAAGTCGAGACTACTTTGACGCGGGCGTGCAACTCCAGGATCAGGAGGTGTACATATCAAAGGTTGAACTCAACGCTGAAAAAGGAGCGATTGAGTACCCATATCAACCTGTATTTCGATCGGTTACTCCTGTTATTGACGAATCCTCGGGCCGTGCAGTTGCGATTGTTGTGATTAATGTTCGACTTGAGCAGGTCTTTGATTCCTTGACATCCACGCTGTATCCAAGCAGCAGAGTCTACATTGTTGACGGAAATGGGGATTACCTCAGACATGCGACCAATCCAGATATGGAGTTTGCGGCAGCTGCTGGCCTTCAACACCATCGCTGGGAGGAAGACTTTGATACTCGTCGGTGGACAAGTGGAAAATATGCGCAAAGTACAGCAGTCGTGACAGGGCCGGACGAAGTGCGCGTTGGAGCGGTTGTTGCGCGGTCTCAGTTGGAGCCCGGCGTGCAGGTGATTGAGACAGCACCGTTTGCCGAGATTACCCAGTTTGCACAGACAGCAACCACAGCCGCACTTTCTGTTGCCGGCATTGCAATGATCGGCGCGCTACTGCTTGCTGTGTTGGTGTCAACATCGCTGTTAAGACCTCTGAAGCAACTCTCACAAACACTCAAGCTCTTTGGAGATTCACACTGGGATACATCCAAACTTCCAAGACATGGTGACTTTGGTTTTATTGCTGCATCATTCGATGAACTGGCAAATCAGATCACCCAGCGAACGAATGCTCTGAACGCCGAAATCGCGGAGCGGAAAGCCACAGAAGAGCGGATCATTCAGGTGATTGATGCTGCGCCAGTCGGAATGCTTGCGATTGATCGGAATGGAAATATTACACTTGCGAACCGTGAACTGCAGAGCACCTTTGGATATACAAAGGATGAACTGCTTGGCGCTCCAATAGAAATATTGTTACCACAGCGGTTTCGCGAAGGCCACGTGCATCATCGCACAAGCTTTGTTGCTCATCCAGTGTCCAGACGTATGGGTGGGGATAGAGAGCTGTACGGGCTGAGTAAGGATAAGCGACAGGTTCCGGTAGACGTTGGACTCAACCCATTAACAACAACGAGTGGCCCTGCGGTTATTGCTTCCGTTGTAGATATAACAGAACAAAAGCAAACCCAGGATGCGCTCCGGCAACTTAACACACAACTCGAAGACAAGAACGCAGAGCTTGAGCAGTTCCTGTACGCGGCTTCGCATGATCTCAAATCGCCAATTGTGACAATAATGGGGTATACCCAGCATCTGATGGATGACGTACAGCAAGGCGATAGATCAACGCTGGTCGATTACGGCAACCGCATTCGTGATGCTGCCTCGCATATGCACGGAATAGTCAATGACCTGCTTGAACTCAGTCGGGTCGGCAGAGTGAAGTCACAAAGACAGGTTGTTGAACTCAAGCCGCTGGTTTGTCAGTTGTGGGATGCTGTTCTAGAAGCATCAGGCAAGCCGTATGCAACGCTCAAATCCGAAATTGAGGACAATATTTCAGTGATGATGAATCCGGTTCATGCCGCACAGTTGTTGCAGAATGTGCTGGAAAATGCGATGAAATATGCAGTCTCAGAAAACACCTCCCAGATTGAAGTTGCAGCGACTGTTTCAGATGATGATCGAGTTCAGTTGACCGTTCGAGATCACGGGCCTGGAATCAATCAACAATACCATGAGCGAGTATTCGGTCTCTTTGAGCGATTGTCGCAGGACAAGAGTGGTACCGGAATTGGGCTGGCAACTGCACGCCGAATTGCGTCCTTGAATAAGGGCAGAATTTGGGTCGAGGACACACCGAATGGCGGAGCAACATTTGTCATCGAGATGGAAAAACCATCGGACTGA
- a CDS encoding PilZ domain-containing protein, with protein MSREKVAWGVGFGRPLNTAMVRDVSDSGIGLRCDGDVQPRVGATIRLLSRRSDFPHRARIVRVKHEAGETTLGCEWASSNEHCPPEFTHHANRHRVRSH; from the coding sequence ATGAGTCGGGAGAAGGTTGCGTGGGGAGTTGGATTTGGGCGTCCTCTCAACACAGCTATGGTTCGGGATGTGTCAGATTCTGGTATTGGACTTCGGTGCGACGGGGATGTGCAACCCCGTGTAGGAGCAACGATCCGCTTGCTATCGAGACGATCTGATTTTCCCCATCGAGCACGTATTGTTCGAGTGAAGCACGAAGCAGGCGAGACAACTCTGGGTTGTGAATGGGCATCATCAAACGAGCATTGCCCGCCTGAGTTTACACATCACGCCAACAGGCATCGAGTTCGTTCACATTGA
- a CDS encoding diguanylate cyclase yields the protein MDNAKILLIDDDSDHQQLVLLALRKSKPDVDVVSVTTRWQFLEALRREEYDCIVLDFNLPPFTAPELIREIEDEQPEIPRIVISSSEEQRVVVESLRHGVADFVHKADAVCGDILWRRVEEAIEIAQVKHRERRRLNRRLKVLQRQAETDPLTGLSNRRFTERMLNGEPRQTDRRALTALIMVDLDRFKSVNDTLGHAAGDALLKDVADLIRSKVMPTDTVARWGGEEFLIIRQSETLADAWVWSDNLRRAITSDIRIDDPVRAVTASIGVAVLPTNSLCEDSVTQADHAMYLAKESGRNRVCTWPMVVAIDAASDAQMHAELPARKRLELVIDSLRDSLGTVQLEHVGEHGVAVRNVCEQIANIMLDDPDEREDLLLAAEFHDIGKIALTERVLALPRALTEGERRFVDQHARIGAEILHACGVNNRASATVEFHHTRFDSSSPTQVQDELHPPLESILSACDAFVAMLSNRPYASSRTRAQAIAELKQERGQQFHPDVVDAIQSMEESELLQI from the coding sequence ATGGACAATGCAAAGATACTTCTCATCGATGATGACTCAGATCATCAGCAGCTGGTTCTTTTGGCGCTCCGAAAGAGCAAGCCGGATGTAGATGTCGTTTCTGTCACAACGCGCTGGCAGTTTCTCGAAGCATTGCGCAGAGAAGAATACGACTGCATCGTGCTTGACTTCAATCTCCCACCTTTTACCGCGCCGGAGCTGATTCGGGAGATTGAGGATGAGCAGCCCGAAATACCCAGAATTGTGATCTCATCAAGTGAGGAGCAACGTGTTGTTGTCGAATCACTTCGCCACGGCGTTGCGGACTTTGTTCATAAGGCCGATGCGGTGTGCGGAGACATATTGTGGAGACGGGTTGAGGAGGCGATTGAGATCGCGCAAGTCAAACATCGCGAGCGGCGAAGACTGAATCGAAGGTTGAAAGTGCTGCAAAGACAGGCGGAAACCGATCCGCTCACTGGACTTTCCAATCGACGGTTTACAGAGCGAATGCTGAATGGAGAGCCAAGACAAACAGATCGTCGAGCGCTCACTGCGTTGATAATGGTAGATCTGGACAGGTTTAAATCTGTCAATGACACACTTGGTCATGCTGCTGGTGATGCGCTTCTGAAGGACGTGGCGGACCTTATACGATCCAAGGTTATGCCCACTGATACTGTTGCGCGATGGGGTGGTGAAGAGTTTCTTATTATCCGGCAATCCGAAACGCTTGCAGATGCATGGGTTTGGAGTGACAATCTTCGCCGAGCCATCACCTCAGATATTCGCATCGACGATCCTGTCCGGGCCGTCACCGCAAGTATTGGTGTTGCAGTGTTGCCGACGAACTCACTCTGCGAGGACTCTGTCACGCAAGCGGATCATGCGATGTATCTGGCGAAGGAATCTGGACGCAATCGTGTCTGCACCTGGCCAATGGTTGTTGCAATAGATGCTGCGTCTGATGCTCAAATGCACGCTGAGTTGCCAGCTCGAAAGAGGTTAGAGCTGGTGATTGATTCGCTGAGAGACTCGCTTGGTACAGTGCAACTTGAGCACGTGGGTGAGCATGGTGTCGCAGTCCGCAATGTGTGCGAACAGATTGCGAATATAATGCTTGATGATCCGGATGAACGTGAGGACTTGTTGCTCGCTGCCGAGTTCCATGATATTGGCAAGATAGCTCTGACGGAGCGCGTGCTGGCACTCCCCCGCGCTCTGACAGAAGGTGAACGTCGATTCGTAGACCAGCATGCACGCATTGGTGCCGAAATTCTTCATGCTTGCGGTGTGAATAACCGTGCGAGCGCGACAGTGGAGTTCCATCATACTCGATTTGATTCCTCCAGCCCGACACAAGTGCAGGACGAGTTGCATCCACCCCTTGAGTCAATCCTCTCAGCGTGCGATGCATTTGTAGCAATGCTCAGCAATCGCCCATACGCGTCTTCTCGCACACGCGCTCAAGCGATAGCCGAACTGAAGCAGGAACGAGGTCAGCAGTTCCATCCGGATGTTGTTGACGCGATTCAAAGCATGGAGGAATCCGAGCTCTTGCAGATTTGA
- a CDS encoding response regulator: MLAWLGWRIYNLDRTSNLQLQRNEEIASLRGIILYLDEVLTTSARMAVVTGDLQWESRYRRYEPQLDAAIQRAMHAAPEAYRGEAAAETEAANTRLVAMESRAFDLVREGRLTEAYDIVFSDEYEEQKHIYSLGMVRFSLTQQEDLRLSELRGEIAYLHEAVAMSIKLAVSTGDVRWEDRYRMLQPQLNTALREAMSIERSTTGRISSVSAQTNEAGAALVRMQNQAFGFVMHGQLSHAQQLLASRTYRDYEQVYSEGVGALNERLKAIAEDRENTRGVHTAMLLSAVALVLCVITVGWWIVLRLIRSWQAELVSSNVRLIEQGFALSEARKIAESASGFKSDFLANMSHEVRTPIAAILGFVDVIAPNPDDPQSIDAIATIRRNGEHLLHIVNDVLDLSKIEAGKMTVERMECNPMQLVEDVRMLMAGRAQQKDVNLTAKFEAGVPARVMTDPVRLKQILINVFNNAIKFTEQGSVAVVVRFIEQQGAEELLQFDITDTGIGLSPEQLARLFRAFTQADASTTRKFGGTGLGLTISKQLAKLLGGDVFVLHSELGVGTTFRVEVSAAKAVSEVVFDSKTQHAPPESADSATHSKLSGYRVLLVEDALDLQRLVCMILRKAGANVTVVDNGLLAVREALRAKELGLAYDCVLMDMQMPVMDGYKATADLRSLEYTGLIIALTAHSMSSERARCIHAGCDDYATKPVERERLIELIASNVQHGKSAA; encoded by the coding sequence ATGCTTGCCTGGCTCGGGTGGCGCATTTACAACCTTGATCGCACGTCAAATCTCCAGCTCCAAAGGAACGAGGAAATAGCGTCTCTGCGGGGGATCATTTTGTACCTTGATGAGGTGCTGACAACGTCCGCGCGGATGGCTGTCGTGACAGGTGATTTGCAATGGGAATCACGATATCGTCGATACGAGCCACAGCTCGATGCAGCGATTCAGCGAGCGATGCATGCGGCACCAGAAGCATATCGCGGTGAAGCAGCGGCTGAAACGGAAGCAGCAAACACTCGCCTTGTTGCTATGGAATCAAGAGCCTTTGATCTTGTACGCGAGGGCAGACTCACAGAAGCCTACGACATTGTTTTCAGTGACGAGTATGAAGAGCAGAAGCATATTTACTCTCTGGGCATGGTGCGTTTTTCACTTACACAGCAAGAAGATCTGAGACTCTCTGAACTGCGAGGTGAGATCGCGTACCTGCATGAAGCAGTTGCGATGTCGATAAAGCTGGCGGTTTCTACAGGTGATGTGCGATGGGAAGATCGTTATAGAATGCTTCAGCCACAACTAAACACGGCTTTACGGGAAGCTATGAGCATTGAGCGATCGACAACTGGCCGTATCTCATCTGTGTCAGCTCAGACAAACGAAGCTGGAGCGGCACTCGTGCGAATGCAGAACCAGGCATTTGGATTCGTGATGCATGGTCAGTTGAGCCACGCGCAGCAGTTGCTCGCAAGTCGAACATATCGTGACTATGAGCAAGTCTATTCAGAAGGTGTTGGTGCGCTCAATGAGCGCCTCAAAGCGATTGCAGAAGACCGAGAAAACACGCGTGGTGTTCATACCGCGATGCTTCTTTCCGCTGTAGCACTCGTTCTTTGTGTGATTACGGTTGGTTGGTGGATTGTGCTCAGGCTTATACGAAGCTGGCAGGCAGAACTTGTGTCGTCAAATGTCAGGTTGATCGAGCAAGGCTTTGCATTGAGCGAAGCGCGCAAGATTGCAGAGTCAGCAAGCGGATTCAAGAGTGATTTTCTTGCCAATATGAGTCATGAGGTCAGAACGCCAATTGCAGCTATCCTTGGATTTGTTGATGTGATCGCTCCGAACCCCGATGATCCACAGAGCATTGATGCAATAGCCACGATCCGTCGCAACGGCGAACACCTGCTCCATATCGTGAACGACGTGCTTGATCTGTCCAAGATCGAGGCTGGCAAAATGACTGTCGAGCGGATGGAATGCAATCCGATGCAGCTTGTTGAGGATGTCAGGATGCTGATGGCGGGGCGTGCTCAGCAAAAGGATGTGAACCTCACAGCAAAGTTTGAGGCTGGCGTGCCTGCGCGAGTGATGACGGATCCAGTGCGTCTGAAGCAGATTCTCATTAATGTCTTTAATAACGCTATAAAGTTTACGGAGCAAGGAAGTGTTGCAGTCGTTGTGCGCTTTATTGAACAACAAGGTGCCGAGGAGCTTCTGCAGTTCGATATCACTGATACAGGAATTGGACTCTCTCCAGAGCAGCTCGCGAGATTGTTCCGTGCATTCACTCAGGCAGACGCTTCAACGACGCGGAAGTTTGGTGGAACAGGTTTGGGGTTGACGATCAGTAAGCAGCTTGCAAAGTTATTGGGAGGCGATGTCTTTGTTCTGCATTCAGAACTCGGGGTTGGTACAACATTCAGAGTCGAAGTCAGCGCTGCCAAGGCGGTGTCAGAAGTTGTCTTTGATTCGAAGACGCAGCATGCACCTCCGGAGTCTGCCGATTCTGCGACTCACTCCAAACTCAGTGGTTACAGAGTGCTGCTCGTTGAAGACGCATTGGACCTGCAGCGCCTTGTCTGCATGATTCTGAGAAAAGCCGGTGCAAACGTGACAGTCGTTGATAATGGGCTTCTCGCAGTAAGAGAGGCTTTGCGCGCGAAAGAGTTAGGGCTCGCTTATGACTGCGTGTTGATGGATATGCAGATGCCGGTCATGGATGGGTATAAGGCCACTGCGGACTTGCGATCACTTGAGTACACAGGTTTGATTATCGCTCTCACTGCACACAGCATGTCGAGTGAGCGAGCTCGCTGCATTCACGCTGGATGTGATGACTATGCAACCAAGCCAGTTGAACGGGAAAGACTCATAGAGTTGATTGCTTCAAATGTGCAACACGGGAAATCAGCAGCATAG
- a CDS encoding carbonic anhydrase, translating into MTASDALTRLKEGNQRFAAGIQRSLDTSETQRSALLAGQKPFAIILGCSDSRVPAEIVFDQGLGDLFVIRVAGNVVAPSQIGSVEFAVEQFGTRLVVVMGHSQCGAVIASLQQLERPSAQRSPNLRSIVDRIEPAIEPLLETELRHHPDALLEKAIRANIRAAAGHLRHGSQIIESLIEHDGLLVVGAEYSLETGVVHFFDQ; encoded by the coding sequence GTGACCGCTTCTGATGCCCTCACTCGACTGAAAGAGGGAAACCAGCGCTTTGCTGCTGGCATCCAACGGAGTCTGGATACGAGCGAGACCCAGCGAAGCGCACTGCTCGCGGGTCAGAAACCCTTTGCGATTATCCTTGGGTGTTCGGACTCGCGCGTGCCAGCAGAGATTGTGTTCGATCAGGGGCTGGGTGATCTCTTCGTTATCCGAGTTGCTGGAAATGTTGTCGCGCCCTCTCAGATCGGCAGCGTGGAGTTTGCGGTTGAGCAGTTCGGTACGCGGCTTGTCGTTGTGATGGGGCACTCGCAGTGTGGCGCAGTCATCGCATCATTGCAACAGCTTGAACGCCCGTCTGCCCAGCGATCACCCAACCTGCGATCCATCGTGGACAGGATCGAGCCAGCAATCGAGCCGCTGCTTGAAACAGAACTCAGACATCATCCGGATGCACTTCTTGAGAAAGCCATCCGTGCCAATATTCGTGCAGCCGCTGGGCATCTTCGTCATGGATCGCAGATTATTGAGAGCCTCATCGAACACGATGGGCTTCTGGTTGTTGGCGCTGAGTATTCGCTTGAGACCGGTGTTGTACATTTCTTCGATCAGTAG
- a CDS encoding isoprenylcysteine carboxylmethyltransferase family protein, which translates to MTAKHQWNPVVRRVAANYLCIQGVSGMLWWVLLLASPSSRHWFLPEQFAQDWIIPIAVADISLFAIGSCVAATICVRSSKLAGLACASVAGIASYAFLLILGASLYTNEGWLGTVLMVLSLCMSIACTILVSSERAISKLFRVSQVRADHQILARTLLQSALFWLTLLVLLPAGLHALERNARIPTFQTPPLLRVASVFIFIMGGSLGLMSGYIMARIGKGTPIPLESARLLVIEGPYKHVRNPMAIGGLTQGAAVALWLGSPVATIYVLLGGIVWNFFLRPLEEHDLQCRFSTEYQAYKKHVRCWIPIVPGYECSSKQITT; encoded by the coding sequence ATGACAGCAAAGCACCAATGGAACCCAGTTGTCAGGCGTGTTGCAGCAAACTACCTGTGCATTCAGGGTGTTTCAGGCATGCTGTGGTGGGTTCTGCTGCTTGCATCTCCATCTTCACGTCACTGGTTTCTCCCCGAGCAGTTTGCACAGGACTGGATCATCCCGATTGCAGTAGCTGATATCTCACTGTTCGCAATCGGTTCGTGCGTAGCTGCAACTATCTGCGTTCGGAGTTCAAAGCTTGCTGGCCTAGCCTGCGCTTCTGTTGCTGGTATCGCGTCATACGCATTCCTGCTCATACTTGGCGCAAGCCTGTACACAAACGAGGGATGGCTTGGCACAGTCCTGATGGTGTTGTCACTGTGCATGTCGATCGCGTGCACGATTCTCGTGAGTTCTGAGAGAGCAATATCAAAGTTGTTTCGTGTGTCACAAGTGCGGGCCGATCACCAGATTCTGGCGCGCACGCTGTTGCAATCCGCATTGTTCTGGCTCACGCTGCTTGTGTTACTCCCCGCTGGATTGCACGCACTCGAGCGCAATGCGCGCATTCCGACATTTCAAACGCCACCCCTGCTGCGTGTTGCCAGCGTTTTCATCTTCATCATGGGTGGTTCACTCGGGCTAATGAGCGGATACATTATGGCGCGGATTGGAAAGGGCACACCCATCCCCCTTGAGTCGGCACGACTGCTTGTCATTGAAGGACCATACAAGCATGTCAGGAATCCGATGGCCATTGGCGGCCTGACGCAAGGCGCGGCTGTTGCGCTATGGCTTGGCTCACCCGTTGCTACAATCTATGTGCTCCTCGGAGGGATCGTCTGGAACTTTTTTCTGCGTCCATTGGAAGAGCATGATCTCCAGTGTAGATTCAGCACTGAGTATCAAGCTTACAAAAAACATGTCAGATGTTGGATACCCATCGTACCGGGGTACGAATGTTCTTCTAAACAGATAACCACCTGA
- a CDS encoding nuclear transport factor 2 family protein, with the protein MDSTAQRLFSRKGIVSGLAVGLGLIAGFSTMTAATAPGRIASYNAISNADAEAIDTTIKRLYACISGPKGAERDFETLRAVHTEDARMTVVRPSGAGPFVMTVDEYIERAGEMLVNSGFREKEIHRETQVFGGIAHVFSTYASTHENDKGEEVPYFRGINSIQLVKIGDEWKVFSILWDNETGTNKIPAQYDEGAGQLHEHADHDDEDDHEDHDDDDDDR; encoded by the coding sequence ATGGATAGCACAGCACAGAGGTTGTTCTCGCGTAAAGGGATTGTTTCGGGCTTGGCTGTCGGGTTGGGGTTGATTGCAGGATTCAGCACGATGACTGCTGCGACGGCGCCGGGGCGTATTGCGTCGTACAACGCGATCAGCAATGCGGACGCCGAAGCAATCGACACCACGATCAAACGCTTGTATGCGTGCATCTCGGGGCCGAAGGGCGCAGAGCGGGACTTTGAGACGCTCCGCGCAGTACACACGGAAGATGCGCGCATGACGGTCGTCAGGCCGAGCGGTGCAGGTCCGTTCGTCATGACTGTTGATGAATACATCGAACGTGCGGGAGAGATGCTGGTCAACTCCGGTTTCCGTGAGAAAGAGATCCATCGTGAGACGCAGGTCTTTGGGGGTATTGCGCATGTTTTCAGCACGTATGCGTCGACACATGAGAACGACAAGGGAGAGGAAGTGCCATACTTCCGCGGGATCAACTCCATCCAACTTGTAAAGATTGGTGACGAGTGGAAGGTGTTCTCTATCCTTTGGGACAATGAGACCGGCACAAACAAGATACCGGCGCAGTACGATGAGGGTGCAGGCCAACTGCACGAGCATGCAGATCATGACGATGAAGATGATCATGAGGACCACGACGACGATGATGACGATCGTTAA